DNA from Eleftheria terrae:
ACAACGAGCAGAATGGAAAAAGGGACGACAAAGGATTTGAGGTTATATGGAGCCCCAGCAGTCAATTCCGCCGAAACCGCGGCGTGCTGTATCACCCTAACGGCTTTCTGCCTCTCGAAAAGATCGACGGCTTCAGCGAAAATATCGTGTTCATGGAGCAAGAATTTGCCGACCAGCTTGCCGACATTGGCGCAGGCCACTACTCGGCCCTCCTGAGCCACCTCGCAAAGCACACCATCATTTTCCTCGGCCTCTCGTTGAGCGACGCCAACCTAAAGCATCTTCTACGGGTTTCTGCGCGCCAGAATCCCGGTACTTTTCATTACCATATTCACTGGTGCCCGACAAAGCCATCTATTGATGAGCAGGAAGCAATTAGAAAAGCGAACTTCTCCACTTACAACCTGGTGACGCTTTTTCTCGACTCCGAAGAAATCAAGCAGTTAGCAACCATATTGGTGATGCCTGACGAAGAGTTCAGCGCGCTATGCGACGCTGAGTCCGATGGCCTTCTTACTGATTACCGATATTACCTAACTGGACCGGTGGGTGGCGGCAAAACAAGCACTCTCGAGCACATTAAAGGTCTTGCCACTTTCGACGAGTGGGTAGACCGGAGAAATCCGTTGCTCGGACGTCCCCACGGCGATCTTTCGACGTCAGAGCGCGAGAGTGTTGATGAATGGATCAATCAGCAATTCCGGAAGAAAAATCGCCGGGTAACTTCAGCGCGGGATCAACTTTCCCTCGTTGACAGGAGCCCTCTTGACCCCCTTTACTTCGTCGCCGACGAGGGCGCTGTAGCAAGTCGAGCCGCCGAGCTGTTGCGTTGGATGGTGCCGTCTAAAGGAAGGATAACTCACATTGCGCCTGGTCACTTGATCATTCTTAAATGCAATGAAAGGATCTTGAAGCTTCGACTTGCGAATCGGGGCAAGACCTACAACGAAGAACAGCTAAAGATTCAATCAGAGGCAATCCTGAATATGTGGCGAGGTCACCCGGCGACGATTATCGACACAACAAATATGACCCCCTCACAAGTAGTTTCGAAAGTGCCGGAAGCGGTCCTCTTCCAAGAATACGCACCAATTGATTTTGATTTGTTATGCAAGAAAATTGCGAAAGCAGGCAATTGAAAATTTATCTTGCTTCCCCTCTTTTTACTCCGGTCGAGCGGCGATTCAACTGCCTGCTGTGTAGCGAGCTCGAGAAGCTAGCCACCGTCTATCTTCCTCAGCGCGATGGGTCACTGGTAGCGGAAGCTGTAGAACGCGGCACAGCTGCCGCAGAAGCCGCGCGCACCGCTTTTTGCAGCGACATTGAGGCTATCCGTAATTGCGACATCATAGTGGCGGTGTTGGACGGAAGAGTTCCTGATGAAGGCGTGTGTGTCGAAATCGGCTATGCCAAAGCACTGAACAAAACCGTTATTGGCCTAAAAACTGATAAACGGGTCCTGCTCCCTTGGGGGAACAATCCGATGATCGACGGTTGTACCGATATCTGGGTATCCACCGTAGCCGAGGCTAGAGCAGCACTAGAAGCCCTAGATAAAGGCCGCGCTGGCTAGCGACATGTCATCTGCGGGAGGAAAGTGAAGCAGAGAACTCGTCGACCCGCAATTCGCGTGCCGATACACCATATAGAGCAATCCGATTGAAGAAGAGAAGAATCTCAATCATGACTCTCCTTCGGATCTTTTTCTCCTCAAATTCATGAAACCTTCAAGGAAACCCGATCCCCGCCTCTACGGGCACCTTTCACGGCAGTTGTCATTCATCAGCCGATCGTGCGCTGCGTTTGACGCCGAGGCGCGTGAGGAAGGGATTCGTATTGCCGGCGCTCTTCGAGTAATCATCCATTCGGGCCAAGGTCCTTCCCTTCTGGCGCAACTCGGGGTCGGAAAGTCCCTACAGGTTCAGTCGTCGGTAGAAATCCAAGTCAGCAAATGCCGCTGGCTCACGACGCAGCTTTCCTGCATGCCATTGAAAGCTTCGCTAGAACAGGTAGAAGATTTTGAGCACGTACCGCGATTCCAGGTTGATGAAACATTCCCCTCTACACTTTGCGCGAACAAGTGGTGGGGAGAAGGAATCGCGAAGAATGCAGCCGGTGTAGTAATAGGGGCTGCGAACAAGGATGGGGGTGCGCACGTCGACCTTATCGATCCGGCAAAGGAATACGAAGCTTTGAAGGCAATGTCTTGGACCGTGGCATATCGGCACAGAGATGGCCGCCTCCACGAATTCAAAGTGCCACCGTCGTACCTCTCCGACTTGCGGCAAATCGGACACGAGGTGCTCAATAGCGCCCAACTCACCACATTGGCGGAGTCGGCGGTCGCTTAGCGCGCCGCAGAGCACTGCCAGCCGTCCGATTTAGCTATAGCGGCTCGCCAACGAGGGAACGTCGAAGCAGCAAGCAGTTAGCGCAACAGCCATCAAATTCTTATCGATCGGTCAGTTCGGCGCAGAGCTTTTCTTCCTCCTTGATTTCCTGCAGGCTCGGAATGGGGCTGGTCCGCAAGGAGGCTGCCGCCGCGGTATTCACCTTGACCGGATGCGTCGCCAAACAAACCTCCGTTCGCCGTTCACTCCGCCTTGCGACTCTCCCACAGTGGATCGTCCATTTCCTGGTAGATCAGGTGCGACTCGTCGGGATGGAAATGACTCCAAGCGACGTTCAAGTACCTCACTTGTGGCATTACGGTCTGAAGCGTAGTAGGTGGGCTTCCTGACGTAGGGCTTCTACGAGCCAGTCCCAAAACTGGTGATCGAGCTCCACAACCTGTTCCTCATGTTGCACCCATTCCCACACCCAATCTGAACCCCGCTTGAATGCAAAACATCGGCTCGAATTCTCGATGGCAAAAACAAAGAACTCAGCGAAGGTCGCCGGATCTCCGTTGAACCCGTCGCTATAGCGGATGTCATTGTGGCGGGAAATCGACTCAGCCGTATTCTTCAAGTTCGAAATCGACTTGACCGGAAGAATCCGTAGCCTCCCGAATTTCAGCCCGTTCGAGACGGACTCGTAGAAATCCTTCAACGCATCAGGTAGCGGCTGCCGCAGTTCGGCCTCTGCGGTGGCGACCTCTCCGGCAGTGGCAACCGGAAGCTTCGTAAGCCCCATGGTTGCCTTCGACATAAGGTCCAATGCGGTCGCTTTGCTCATAGTTCTCAAGGTAGAACACCTGGTTTCGGACGACTCAGTTTACCGGTTCCGCGGCTCCCGGACTTCGGCATGGCAACGGTCCATGAGCCGCCACGCTTTCTGTAATAGCGATGATGAATACCTTGATGGTCCGCACGCAGAGCAGGGTCAGTGTGCGAGAAGTCGAAGCCGCTCTCGCTTTCACATCCCTTCCTGTGCTTTAGGTCTTGAGCGGTTGCTCGCAGGTTGAACCGACGACGATCGCGAGAGGGTTGTGACACGTCACTGGTGCCATCTGGTTGATGTGCGCCCGGAAGGCTGCCTGGCGGAGACACGCCGTGCGGGCTGCCATCTTTGAAACGGCCGTCTTGGTTCCGCTGCCGGCGACCATCTACTGCAGCGTGCCGCTGTGACGACTATGAGGGACAGACTGGGCGCGCCCGTAAAACTAGACCAAGTCTCAGGGAGTGCTGGAGTATTGATGACGCAGACCGCTGCAAGAATTCTGGCCTGGTGCCTAGGCCGTGTCTCCGTGCCCGTACTGCCGCAGCGCGTCATGAGCCTGCCCGTGCTCTGCATGGTCGCCGTTGGGCTGTCTAGCTGCAAGCCTGAATTGCCCAAGATGGGAGTGGATGCTCCGTTCATCACTTGTGCTGCCTTTGACTTTCGTGTGTCCGACAGCGACGAGTTGAAGGAAGCACGGCGACACATGTTTGAAGCTGCGATGACCTTGGATATCAGGTTCGTGGCAGAAGCCCCTTTTAGCGGCTTTCGCGACGTGATTGGCGGGCGGGGTCACCCAATGACCTTCGTGCTGAGTTCAGAAGGTGGGCCATGGAGCGACGAGTTTTGGCTTCGCGTGGAGTACCTGGCTGGAGGTCCTCCGCACACTGTGCCTTGGCTTCCAGATCACAAGCAGCCCTATGTGCCTCCGGCAGAATGCTTAGCAAGGTCCGTGGATCAGTTTGCGAAGCTGCGTGAATTGTTCAGCGAGAAGTGGCCGCTAACCGAGCTTGATATCAACAAGCCCATTCCGCTCCGGTCCAGGCAGCCCGCTGCAAGTAGGTCTCCTGAGAAGTAGCGCTGCGATGGCGGCTCTGCTTTCCGCCACGAAGGCGCCGTAGCCCACTGCTGAATATAGCCAACGGATGGCGCTGGCTGTCGCATTTAAGTACGCGTCCGGCTATCACATGCCAGCCAGAGCACGGTCGTCGATCACTCTGTCGAGGGTCGCGTCCAGCGATGCGGCAGCAACTCGGCGATGCGAGCAGCGGGGTGAGTCGGTAGCCGCTCCATGACGTCGCGTAGGTAGCGCCAGGGGTCGATACCGTTGAGCCTAGCCGACTGGATCAAGCTCATGTGTCCTAGTCGAGACTTGATCTGACAGACAAGCCGTCAAGCGACGGCCGTATCGGTGTGAGGTGTCTGCTTGATCTGATCCAGCTGTTTATCGTACGCCAGCGTTGCACCCTCGATAAAGGTCTGCAGCGGCTGCGCTGCCCCCGGCTTTCGTAGCACTTCGATCTAGAGCCCAAGGGCTTGCATCGTAGTTGATGCGGTGGTTTGCGCAGTGCCGCCAGCGAGCTGGCGGCACTGCGCGGCGAACACAGACGGTGGCACGTACCCGAGGGTGCTGTGCTGCCGGTGGTGGGTGTAGTCGTCGCGCCAGTTGTCGATGACGCTGCGCATGTGGCTGAGGCTCGCGAACCAGTGCTGCGACAGGTACTCGTCGCGGAAGCGGCTGTTGAAGCTCTCGATGTACGCGTTCTGCACGGGCTTGCCGGGTTGGATGAAGCGCAGTTCGACGCCGTTGGTGGCCGCCCAGCGCTGCATCGTCCTGCCGGCGAACTCCGGCCCGTTGTCCGTGCGGATCACCTTGGGCAGCCCGCGCTCGGCTTTGACCTGGTCGAGCACGCGCGTGACGTATAGCGCCGGGATCGAGGTGTCGGCTGCGATCTGCACAGCCTCCTTGCTGCAGTCGTCCCCGACGGTCAGCGTCTTCACCCGCCGGCCGTTGGCCAGTTCGTCGAACACGAAGTCAATGCGTAAGCTCCCCTGTCAAGCAGACAGTTGAATACTGAAGTTTGCAGCGGTTGTGGTCGTCAAACGTGGCATGAACTGGCGTGGCGGAATGCCGCCCAGCGAGTCATGCGGTCGGTACTCGTTGTACTGCGTCATCCACTCCTCGGTGATCGCCTTGACTTGTTCAATCGAGCTGAACAGGTAGGCGTCGAGCACCTCGGTGCGGTAGGTCTTGTTGAATCGTTCGATGTACACGTTCTGGTTCGGCTCGCCGGGCTCGATGTAGTTCAGCGCGATGCCGTTGCGCTGCGCCCATTTCACGAAGTCATGGCTGGTCATCTCCGGGCCGTTGTCCATGCGGATTGACTTCGGCGGTCCGTACCACTCGATCAACCGATCCAGCGTCCTGATCAGCAGCGTCGAAGGGATGGACTGCGACACCTCGATGGCCAGCGCTTCGCGGTTGGCCTCGTCGATCACGTTGAGCGTGCGGAACCGCCGTCCGTCGTACAGCACGTCGTGCATGAAGTCCAGCGCCCAGCCGTCGTTGACAAAGCCGGTGGCCGCCAGCGGGACCGGAACTCGTTTGGGGATGCGTTTTCTCGTGCGCCGCGGGATGTTCAGCCCCAACTCGCAGTACACGCGCCAGACCCGCTTGTGGTTCCATGGCCGGCCATCCAGGCGCAGCCGGTCGAAGCACTTCCAGAACCCCCAGCGGCCGTTCTTCTCCACCACGCCGTTGAGCCCGTCGATGACCTCGGCATCCTTCTCCTGGGGTAGTACCGGCGTCTTGTAGTACGCCGCCCGCGACAAGCCTGCAACCGTGCAGGCTCGCGCAATCGACAAGCGATGCTCGGTCACCATGACCTGCACCACCTGCCGCTTCGCGGACGGCGTCAGAACTTTTTTGACAGCACGTCCTTGATGGCCGCGTTCTCCAACGCCAGGTCCGCGTACATGCGCTTCAGCCGCGCGTTCTCGGCTTCGAGTTCGCGCATGCGCGTCAGGTCCGATACCGTGGCCCCAGCGTACTTGCTCTTCCACGCGTAGTACGTCGCCGCGCTGATGCCGTGCTTGCGGCACACCTCGGCCACCAGCATTCCGGCTTCCCCTTCCTTCAAGATCGCCACGATCTGGCTCTCGCTGAACTTGCTCTTCCTCATTCGGCCTCTTCCTTCCTATGACGCCGCATTCTCCAAAAATCGGTTGTCTACTCACAGGGGGAGCTTACGAATGCTCCGCACCTCGTTGGGTTGCGTCGGTCGCAGCAGTGGCTGGCGCTCGGGCACCGGCAGCTTCTTGCGCCGGCGCTTGCGCACCATGAGGCCTTCCTCGCGGTAGATGCGGTAGGTGCGCTTGACGTTGATGGCCCAGCCGTCAATGCGCAGCCTGCTATGCAGCATTCGGTAGCCGTGGCGGCGATGCTGGCCGGCGAGCTCCTTCAACTTCTCTCGCAGGGCCGCATTGCCGTCGTCGCGGGGTCGGTAGCGCAGCGTGCTCGGGCTCATGCCCATCAGCTTCAGCGCCTGGCGTTCGCTCAGGCCCCGGGCCTGCAGCTGCCGCACGACCTCGCGTCGCGCCGACACGGCAACTACTTTCCCTTGAGCACCTCGCGCATCGCGTCCACTTCGAGCATCGAGTTGGCCAACAGCTTCTTCAGCTTCGTGTTCTCGGCTTCCAGCGCCTTCAGGCGTTGCGCGTCCGACACCTTCATGCCGCCGAACTTGGCTTTCCAGGCGTAGTAGCTCGGTTCACTGAAGCCGTGCTTGCGGCACAACTCCTTGACCGGCAGCCCTGCATCCGCTTCGCGCAGGAAGCCAATGATCTGCTCCTCGGTGTATCGCTTCTTCATCGGTCCGATCTCCATCTCGGGTTGATCGGACTCTAGACCTACCTGCTACGAAGTCCCGGAGGCAGCGCAGGTGGCATTCGTCCAAAGGATGACCGGTGCGGCGAGCGAGAGGATGACTGCCGATGGACATGTAGCCAACGCATGTGCGTCCTACGATACGTGTGACATTCGCACGATCGGCGAAGATGGCGAGTGCGTTCCAGCGCTGTCCCGCTTGTAGAAGTATCGTCGCTCTGCACAATGTCGATACTTCGTCGGCACTCTGGACTAACTCAAAACCAACATGGCCGTCGGCATTACTTACTCGTCCGGCCCGACTCGCGCCCGGCGGACATGGACGATGGTCTCGCAGCGCTGTTCATCTTCATTCTTGCGCGTGCTTCCTCGCGGGTAGCCCACAACTTACATGGTAGGAATGTGCGCACTTTGGTGGCGCGACGGACCGCACAAACGACAATTCTCACATGTACAAAAAGCTTGCATTCGTGTTGCTCTATTGCTGGTGCCTCCTAATTCCATTTCAGGCGACATCAGCGCCCCCGCCTGCGTCAGCTGAATATTTGAAGGCGGTGGCTGCGTATGAACACGGCGATTTCAACGCCGCGGCAGCAGCGTTCGCCGCGCTGGAAAGAGCAGGCGATGTGAACGCTCGCGGTAGTCTTAGCCTCATGTACCTACAAGGAAGAGGAGTCCCGAGAAATGTCGAAGCGGCTGAACGGCTAAGTCAATCGGCGGCAATCGAAGGAGTTGCGACCGCGCAGTTCGTGCAAGGGTTGATGCACAGCGAGGTGGAAGGGAGGGTGCGCAACTACAGCGAGGCCGTAAAGTGGTATTCTCTTGCGGCAAATCAAGGATATACTGCTGCACAAGCAAATCTCGGGGCCATCTATTTCGCGGGGAAGTGGGTTCCGCAAGATTTAAAGCTTGGATTGCTTTGGACAGAAAAGGCTGCGAATCAAGGCGCAGCGATAGCTCAAGAGAACATGGGGAGGGTCTATTATGAGGGTGTCGGAACCGAAGTGGATTTTCGGAAGGCGGCCAATTGGTACGTAAAAGCCGCGCGACAGGGCTCTACTGCGGCGCTAAATTTTCTGGGCATCATGTACATAAAGGGAACCGGCTTTCGCGAGAACAAGGTAATTGCCTATGCCTTTTTTGATATCGCTGGCAAGCGAGGCTTGGAACTGGCGCGTATGAATCAAGCAAGACTTCATCCTCAGCTAACGGCGGATGAGTTGAAGCAAGCTCTTAGGCATTCTTCGAATTGGAAGGTTGGAAGCCCCTTGCCTGGCGAGTGAGGGTGGGCTTGAGTTTTTACTGGCCTGACCCGCGCTCGGGCCTTTGCCGCACTGTGCCGATGGGCCGACAGACGCGCACGGAGTCGAGCACTCCGAGAGTAATATTCGACTGAAGGCTAATGCTCGTGCTTTTCTGGATTCGGCCGGCAGGGAGGTGCAGTTCTTCGACGCGTCGACTGCCCGCGCTTGGGGCTGACGAGCAAACACCGCTTCGCCCCAGATCTTCTTAAGTATCCCCGGTTCTCCTCCACGTACTTCCCCACGAAGGTGAAATCCAAATCCCCGGCATGAGGGTGAGGCCGCTTCCTCGCTACTCATAGGCGGCGTGCCGATTACGATGAACTCATGTGCAACCAGTACAACCCGTCTCGTGCAGACGGCTTTGGCCCTTTCGAGAGGCCGGAGGCCGATCGGCGAAAAGCTCGATGCCCTTCGCTCGGGACATCGGCCCCTTCGGCGAAGGCGTCTTCATTCGCCCCTCGAAGGAGGATGGCCGCCTAGCAGGCTGCTGAAATACCGTTTCTAGACACGCTTGCGGAAAAGCTGGACCTGTCAGAACGGCTCACAATCGATTTTCTGCACCAGCTTGAGGGCTCAGGCACCCGCAAAGAGGCTCAATCGGAGATATGAAAACGGTATTTCAGCAACCTGCTAGAGGAGGTCTTCGGTCAGTGGGACTTATTGGTTGGTTCGCCAAGACGCCGCAACCGGTGAACAAGCCCGCCCCAAGTCCATTCTTTGACTACACTCCGAAACATTTCTTCAATATCTCAAGCAGACGTTTGCCCCCTCCATAGGAGCCGATGAACATCATGGCGAATTCATCGATATCCTGAACAAGGGCCGTTTTCGGAATTTCATCGGGCTGAGCTGGCCAGCTCTCGAGGCAAAAAAGCATAAGAGTCGTAAGAGCGTGCGCGGGCTTTTCCTTTTCCGCACCAACCGTTTTCAACCCAATATGCTGCCGCCGAAATTCTATTATTCTGCTGCGGGCATTATTTAGTTGCTCTGCGGTGGCCTGATTCTTAGACACAAGTTCGAGAACGGGTAGCCACTCATTAAATTCAGCATTGATTTCATCACGCAACAGCATTAGCGACTCATACTCGAACCGCCGAAATCTGGCGTATACATGTACGCCTGATTCGGCGAAAATGTCTAACCGAGCCGTTTCCGCGACGAAGAAGTTTTGCTCCCCTTCACAATCCGACGCACTCATAAAAACTTCCCTTGCAAAGTAGAACCGGCTGTCTTCGTTCACGTCCTCTGCGGCGACGCGTGCAACGCTCGAGTCCAGCATTCCGTTCGAGCATGGAGGACACGCGAGCTGGTATGCCCCGCCCACCGCGCGTTTCCGAGGCCCGGCTTCGGGGACGGTCGACGAATCTGTTGCCCCGATCCTGCGACGGCCGCCGTTTGAAACTTCAACGCTGGGCGATTGCCGTTCCCACCAAAACTCAGCTCGCCGAAGCTCCTTGCTGTGGCATGATTGGTTCCCTCTGTCCGGCGACCATGAGGAATAGTTTTCGGTGCGCAGCATGGATTGCTCGCCGCTCGCGCTGCTAGCAGGTTGCTGAAATACCGTTTTCATATCTCCGATTGAGCCTCTTTGCGGGGTGCCTGAGCCCTCAAGCTGGTGCAGAAAATCGATTGTGAGCCGTTCTGACAGGTCCAGCTTTTCCGCAAGCATGTCTAGAAACGGTATTTCAGCAGCCTGCTAGAGCCGGTCAGACCTGCTCTCATGGAGCAGCCGCCGGCTTAACGGAACTCCGAGCAGCAGTCTCCGCCGCTCGGATCGCCAGCTGCCGCAGAACGAACGCCCCTCGCTCTGCAACCGAAGGCGACGGGTCATCGGCAATCCTGCGAGCCAAGGGCATGACGGCCTCGCCGAGGTTGTCGATCTCACGGACGAGCGCCTCAGCAGCAACGCGGCGGACAATCGACGAGCGATCAAGTGCGGCGGCGTTCAGGGTTTCCAAGAGCACAGGGACGTGACTCAGGCGTCGCTCACCTAGAACGTTGTTCAGGCGGCCTTGCAGGTACCTGATATCGGTCCACCGCCAGCTACGCCCTTCCACCCACACAGCCTTTCCTAGAAGCATGCTTCGATAGGCTCGCGCACGTACCGCGGGTTGCACCGCCTCTGACGCGATCACCTTCAAATGCTCATCGAGGACCGTCCACCGTTGAATCTGGGCCAAAACCGCAGACATGGGTCCCGTTGATGAAACGAGTAGCCTGCGGGTGAGCGGTGTGGCGAGTTCGGGAAGGGAGACGAGCTCTGAGATAACGTCCTTGTCCGACTCTTCAAGACGGCCCCAGGAGGTCCAAGTCGGCAGCAGCGCGCACAGCGCCTCCGCCACCAGCTCCGGGTCCGAAGACTCAGCCAGTCTGGGGACGACCTCTCTCGCTGCCGCTCTAACCTGAGGCACCCAGTCATTGAGCCTGCGTGCAGCCAAGGCAAAGAAAAAGCTGTTGGGCGCGGAACCCGAAAGACTCCGTAGTGTCCTCTCACGAACGTAGCCATCCCAGTGGCTCAGGTCGATCCAAGTCAAGAATCTCGCTGGCTCAGCCCTTCCCTTCGAACGACTGGATGGGAGCAACGTTCGCCATCTGCTGCTCTCGGAACGCTCAGCAGCGCGCCATGTGACATGGAATTCGTCGCGAATCAACCCCTCCCAGTGCGCCAGATTGAGTAGCGATGCCCTTGAGGTGACCCGGACGAGCGCTGACATATCGGCCACGCCCTGGCTGGCTGAAGTGAGCGAGGCAGCAAAGCTCCGGACTGCGGCTCGCACATCGTCTTCAAGCTGTTTGTGATCGCGCTTCTGGCTCAAGTTGCCTCCTTCTCTCCGATCAGCTAGTTC
Protein-coding regions in this window:
- a CDS encoding integrase core domain-containing protein; this translates as MDFVFDELANGRRVKTLTVGDDCSKEAVQIAADTSIPALYVTRVLDQVKAERGLPKVIRTDNGPEFAGRTMQRWAATNGVELRFIQPGKPVQNAYIESFNSRFRDEYLSQHWFASLSHMRSVIDNWRDDYTHHRQHSTLGYVPPSVFAAQCRQLAGGTAQTTASTTMQALGL
- a CDS encoding IS3 family transposase (programmed frameshift), whose amino-acid sequence is MRKSKFSESQIVAILKEGEAGMLVAEVCRKHGISAATYYAWKSKYAGATVSDLTRMRELEAENARLKRMYADLALENAAIKDVLSKKFLTPSAKRQVVQVMVTEHRLSIARACTVAGLSRAAYYKTPVLPQEKDAEVIDGLNGVVEKNGRWGFWKCFDRLRLDGRPWNHKRVWRVYCELGLNIPRRTRKRIPKRVPVPLAATGFVNDGWALDFMHDVLYDGRRFRTLNVIDEANREALAIEVSQSIPSTLLIRTLDRLIEWYGPPKSIRMDNGPEMTSHDFVKWAQRNGIALNYIEPGEPNQNVYIERFNKTYRTEVLDAYLFSSIEQVKAITEEWMTQYNEYRPHDSLGGIPPRQFMPRLTTTTAANFSIQLSA
- a CDS encoding nucleoside 2-deoxyribosyltransferase; this encodes MKIYLASPLFTPVERRFNCLLCSELEKLATVYLPQRDGSLVAEAVERGTAAAEAARTAFCSDIEAIRNCDIIVAVLDGRVPDEGVCVEIGYAKALNKTVIGLKTDKRVLLPWGNNPMIDGCTDIWVSTVAEARAALEALDKGRAG
- a CDS encoding SIR2 family protein, coding for MNWARTASSDSASPTAGPKLRHGRTEYGVKLLARGAAMPTSFLSSNVKFLVHLRHRMHDDNRLGLCLGAGVSTYFNIPGWPTLIARIAEHEAIKGTALLEVSESFTAQTQFLYQRYLQSPQAAPLPGEDDVERERRVRIGWLDLVHECLYRDTKTSDEDLKGHPYLWALVPLIKASAMTINYNFDDTVERMLYLFNNEQNGKRDDKGFEVIWSPSSQFRRNRGVLYHPNGFLPLEKIDGFSENIVFMEQEFADQLADIGAGHYSALLSHLAKHTIIFLGLSLSDANLKHLLRVSARQNPGTFHYHIHWCPTKPSIDEQEAIRKANFSTYNLVTLFLDSEEIKQLATILVMPDEEFSALCDAESDGLLTDYRYYLTGPVGGGKTSTLEHIKGLATFDEWVDRRNPLLGRPHGDLSTSERESVDEWINQQFRKKNRRVTSARDQLSLVDRSPLDPLYFVADEGAVASRAAELLRWMVPSKGRITHIAPGHLIILKCNERILKLRLANRGKTYNEEQLKIQSEAILNMWRGHPATIIDTTNMTPSQVVSKVPEAVLFQEYAPIDFDLLCKKIAKAGN
- a CDS encoding SMI1/KNR4 family protein, with amino-acid sequence MSKATALDLMSKATMGLTKLPVATAGEVATAEAELRQPLPDALKDFYESVSNGLKFGRLRILPVKSISNLKNTAESISRHNDIRYSDGFNGDPATFAEFFVFAIENSSRCFAFKRGSDWVWEWVQHEEQVVELDHQFWDWLVEALRQEAHLLRFRP
- a CDS encoding tetratricopeptide repeat protein, giving the protein MYKKLAFVLLYCWCLLIPFQATSAPPPASAEYLKAVAAYEHGDFNAAAAAFAALERAGDVNARGSLSLMYLQGRGVPRNVEAAERLSQSAAIEGVATAQFVQGLMHSEVEGRVRNYSEAVKWYSLAANQGYTAAQANLGAIYFAGKWVPQDLKLGLLWTEKAANQGAAIAQENMGRVYYEGVGTEVDFRKAANWYVKAARQGSTAALNFLGIMYIKGTGFRENKVIAYAFFDIAGKRGLELARMNQARLHPQLTADELKQALRHSSNWKVGSPLPGE